Genomic segment of Thiomonas sp. FB-Cd:
AGGTTCCCGAAGGTTGTGGGCCGACAAGGGACATGTCGACCGCTTCCTGTGCGTCGCCTGGGCCGGCACACAGGGAGAAGAACTCGTGCATCTCGACGATGCACATGGGGCGGCCGATGCACATGATCAGAGGGGGCGACGGCTGTCAACGTTGACGCTCAGGCGCGGCCAGGCGTCGTGCTGGTGTTTAGGATCGAAGCGAATGTCCGGGTCTGCCAGCACACGTGGATCCCCGGTGCGCAGAGCGGTCTTGGCGTCAGGCCGGCCTGCCTCGTAGCGGGTCTGGTCGAGCGCCTGCGGGCTTAATTGCTCGGACTGGGCCAGCGGTTCGGCGCGGTACCTGGCCTCCACGCCCAGCCGTGCCAGCCAGCGCAGGCCTGCGGTGATGGCCGGCTCGATCTGCGCCTTGACCAACTCGGTGAGACTTCCGCCGAAGTCCTCCAGCGTATGGGGCTGCACGCCGACCAACGCGAGCTGGCGCCGCTTGCCGCCGAGCAGCTCAGCCGTCATCAGAACCTCCTGGAATCCGGTCTGGTGCAGACTCATCTTCTTCGCGCCCATGAAGCGGGGCACGTCTTCGCCGATCACGCAGTGCAGCGAGCCGGGCTCCAAGCCGTAGTCGACCGCGTCGAACACCAGCAGTATGTCCGCGTCCTGAACATGGTGGACGAGGTAGATCCCCTGTGTGCCGCCGTCCATCAGGCGCACGTTGTCGTCGAAGTGATGGGTGCGATGCAGTGCCTCCACGGCACGCACTCCGAATCCTTCATCGGCCCAAAGCAGGTTGCCGATGCCCAGGATGAGCACCGACGGTTGATTGTCCAGCATGGCGTTGTCTCCTTGCATCTGGTTGCTCCGCGG
This window contains:
- a CDS encoding HyaD/HybD family hydrogenase maturation endopeptidase — translated: MLDNQPSVLILGIGNLLWADEGFGVRAVEALHRTHHFDDNVRLMDGGTQGIYLVHHVQDADILLVFDAVDYGLEPGSLHCVIGEDVPRFMGAKKMSLHQTGFQEVLMTAELLGGKRRQLALVGVQPHTLEDFGGSLTELVKAQIEPAITAGLRWLARLGVEARYRAEPLAQSEQLSPQALDQTRYEAGRPDAKTALRTGDPRVLADPDIRFDPKHQHDAWPRLSVNVDSRRPL